One stretch of Chitinophaga pendula DNA includes these proteins:
- a CDS encoding SdpA family antimicrobial peptide system protein, translating into MNNIQSRTSSQRVRLRLMLLFLVASLLFVLYFVALASLPNNPVALKSNSRFHVISFLPEGWAFFTRNAREDVLYVYKKQPDGHWELVNVPGSSLRFIFGLNRKGRAIGPEIAVLLRQLNDEDWLESRYPVSSFFKTDTLRPHIVNNTAPDPACSGDLIFQLTPPIPWAWAGSGKEIIMPYKIIRLYVKPANNKN; encoded by the coding sequence ATGAATAATATCCAAAGCAGAACAAGTAGCCAACGTGTACGGCTGCGACTAATGCTATTGTTCCTGGTAGCGTCTTTATTATTTGTGTTATACTTCGTAGCATTGGCTTCCTTGCCTAATAATCCGGTCGCACTTAAATCCAATTCCAGATTTCACGTTATCTCTTTTTTGCCGGAGGGATGGGCTTTCTTTACACGTAATGCACGGGAAGACGTTTTATATGTGTATAAGAAACAGCCCGATGGCCACTGGGAGTTGGTAAACGTACCCGGCAGCAGCTTACGGTTTATATTCGGGCTGAACAGAAAAGGAAGAGCCATAGGGCCGGAAATTGCTGTGCTATTACGACAGTTAAACGATGAAGATTGGTTGGAAAGCCGTTATCCAGTCAGCTCTTTCTTTAAAACAGACACACTGAGACCGCATATTGTGAACAATACCGCTCCTGATCCTGCTTGTAGCGGAGACCTTATTTTTCAATTAACTCCACCTATACCATGGGCATGGGCCGGTTCGGGAAAGGAAATCATTATGCCATACAAAATTATCAGACTATATGTTAAGCCAGCTAACAATAAAAATTGA
- a CDS encoding sporulation-delaying protein SdpB family protein — MLSQLTIKIDNAVDRFISTNIFTNYLGLARSILALSTFLTLLTNKPDTIFRPDGVGNIRMYNLIWDKINFFYLLPYDQINILRWIAIAILLLVMSGWIPKISAVLHYWICVSFVNSVMMVEGGDQIASNMTLLLIPICLCDPRSNHWYAITKEMSAKLQPERLLVSNFFYLLLRLQVAFIYFHAAVGKMPIDDWANGTAVYYWFNNPTFGMCSWMKPILNPLLTNPYIIVILTWGVIAFEFILFLALFLDKKYYRSLLISGMVFHFSIIVIHGLFSFFLSMAGALLLYLAPVDQQLKWHLPKKIR, encoded by the coding sequence ATGTTAAGCCAGCTAACAATAAAAATTGATAATGCCGTTGACCGGTTTATTAGCACTAACATTTTTACTAATTATCTTGGCTTGGCCAGATCCATATTGGCATTAAGCACTTTTCTGACGCTACTGACGAATAAGCCGGATACCATCTTCCGGCCAGATGGCGTCGGTAATATCAGAATGTATAACCTGATCTGGGATAAGATCAATTTCTTTTACCTGCTCCCCTACGATCAGATTAATATACTCAGATGGATCGCTATCGCTATATTACTCTTGGTAATGAGTGGATGGATACCAAAAATATCTGCAGTGCTTCATTATTGGATCTGTGTAAGTTTTGTCAATTCCGTGATGATGGTAGAAGGGGGCGACCAGATCGCATCGAATATGACTTTGTTATTAATTCCTATATGCTTGTGCGATCCGCGTAGCAATCATTGGTATGCCATTACAAAAGAAATGAGTGCAAAGCTGCAACCAGAAAGATTACTAGTGTCGAATTTCTTTTATTTGCTACTTCGCTTACAGGTAGCATTCATTTATTTTCATGCAGCGGTAGGGAAAATGCCAATCGACGATTGGGCGAACGGAACAGCCGTTTATTATTGGTTCAATAACCCCACTTTTGGTATGTGCAGCTGGATGAAACCTATTTTAAACCCGCTACTCACCAACCCATATATTATTGTTATACTCACCTGGGGCGTTATCGCGTTTGAATTCATTTTATTCTTAGCCCTTTTCCTCGATAAAAAGTACTATCGTAGCTTGCTGATATCCGGTATGGTATTTCATTTTTCTATTATTGTTATTCACGGACTATTCTCTTTCTTCCTTTCTATGGCAGGCGCATTACTCTTGTATCTTGCCCCCGTAGATCAGCAACTGAAATGGCATCTGCCCAAAAAGATAAGATAG
- a CDS encoding type IA DNA topoisomerase translates to MKVCIAEKPSVARDIAEVLGAKQRRDGFYEGNGYQVTWTFGHFCTLKEPHDYTEQWKYWRLEDLPMIPSSFGIKLIENNGVEKQFKVIEQLVQQCEEVINCGDAGQEGELIQRWVLLKAKCTAPVKRLWISSLTEQAIREGFNNLKEAEQYNNLYAAGSARAIGDWLLGMNATRLFTKKFAVGKVVLSIGRVQTPTLAMIVQRQKEINAFVSEDYWELKTIYRETEFTAAIDRLRSPDKAEKGLAYLKEHPFEITSFERKEGKEGNPRLFDLTALQVEANKKFAFTADDTLKHIQSLYEKKLVTYPRVDTTYLSEDLHPKIAGILQDMTPYKELTVSILAKPIPKLKTVFDDKKVTDHHAIIPTGVYPSGLPLEEKRIYDLVARRFIAAFYPECKISNTTVLGKVGQVPFKATGKQILEPGWKEVYANDVVEKKEGEDEEKVIPEFTVGESGPHTPRIHQGRTSPPKAFTEATLLRAMETAGKQVDDEEMRELLKDNGIGRPSTRANIIETLFRRKYIEKKKKNIYATQTGMDLIDTIQNELLKSAELTGIWERKLRLIEKGEYASETFKQELIQMVVDLTQEVKTSSYKTITIAPEAPPAPEKLEKPAKPKAPKKTVHLTEQPCPKCKAYPLKKGNTAYGCANFAACGFKVPFEIMGKKLTDKQLLDLLTKGKTTKIKGLLPPGAASPVEGKLVLNDQFEVQIDIS, encoded by the coding sequence ATGAAAGTTTGTATTGCCGAAAAGCCGAGTGTGGCCAGGGATATTGCAGAAGTACTAGGCGCTAAACAGCGCCGTGATGGCTTCTATGAAGGTAATGGGTATCAGGTAACCTGGACCTTCGGGCATTTCTGTACCCTGAAAGAGCCACATGATTATACCGAGCAATGGAAATACTGGCGTCTGGAAGACCTGCCCATGATACCCAGCAGTTTCGGTATCAAACTCATTGAAAATAACGGAGTAGAGAAGCAATTTAAAGTGATAGAGCAGCTGGTACAGCAATGTGAGGAGGTGATCAACTGTGGGGATGCCGGCCAGGAAGGGGAACTGATCCAACGCTGGGTGCTGTTGAAGGCAAAATGTACCGCTCCTGTGAAGCGGCTGTGGATATCTTCGCTTACCGAGCAGGCTATACGGGAAGGTTTCAATAATTTGAAGGAGGCCGAACAATATAATAATCTCTATGCTGCCGGCAGTGCGAGGGCTATCGGCGACTGGCTGCTGGGAATGAATGCCACCCGCCTGTTCACCAAAAAGTTTGCAGTAGGTAAGGTCGTGTTATCCATAGGCCGTGTACAGACGCCTACCCTTGCTATGATCGTACAGCGGCAGAAAGAGATCAATGCCTTTGTATCAGAAGATTACTGGGAGCTGAAGACCATCTACCGGGAGACGGAGTTCACTGCGGCTATTGACCGGCTCCGTAGCCCGGATAAAGCAGAAAAAGGGCTAGCCTATCTCAAAGAGCATCCTTTTGAGATCACCTCCTTCGAGAGAAAGGAAGGCAAAGAGGGAAATCCCCGGCTGTTCGACCTCACTGCCTTGCAGGTAGAGGCCAACAAAAAGTTTGCCTTCACCGCAGACGATACGCTGAAACATATTCAGAGCCTGTACGAGAAGAAGCTGGTCACCTACCCCCGCGTAGATACCACCTATCTCTCCGAAGACCTGCATCCTAAAATAGCGGGTATACTCCAGGATATGACGCCGTATAAGGAGCTCACCGTCTCTATACTGGCTAAGCCCATTCCCAAACTCAAAACCGTCTTCGACGATAAAAAGGTTACCGATCACCATGCGATCATCCCTACCGGAGTATATCCTTCGGGGCTGCCGCTGGAAGAGAAACGTATATACGACTTGGTAGCACGCCGGTTCATCGCGGCCTTCTACCCGGAATGTAAGATATCCAACACCACTGTATTAGGGAAAGTAGGCCAGGTACCCTTTAAAGCTACCGGTAAACAGATACTGGAACCCGGCTGGAAAGAGGTGTATGCTAACGATGTTGTAGAAAAGAAAGAAGGCGAAGACGAAGAGAAGGTCATCCCTGAGTTCACCGTAGGTGAAAGTGGTCCTCATACCCCCCGTATCCACCAGGGCAGGACCAGTCCGCCTAAAGCCTTCACCGAAGCGACGCTGCTGCGTGCCATGGAAACCGCCGGCAAACAGGTAGACGACGAAGAGATGCGGGAATTGCTCAAAGACAACGGCATCGGCCGGCCGTCCACACGCGCTAATATCATCGAGACCCTTTTCCGCCGTAAGTACATCGAAAAGAAAAAGAAAAACATCTATGCCACCCAGACCGGCATGGACCTCATCGACACCATACAGAACGAACTGCTGAAAAGCGCCGAACTGACCGGTATCTGGGAGCGGAAACTGCGGCTCATCGAAAAAGGGGAATACGCTTCCGAGACCTTCAAGCAGGAACTGATACAGATGGTGGTCGATCTCACCCAGGAAGTAAAAACCAGCTCCTACAAGACCATTACCATCGCGCCGGAAGCACCGCCGGCACCCGAAAAGCTGGAGAAGCCCGCTAAACCTAAAGCACCCAAAAAAACCGTTCACCTCACCGAACAGCCATGCCCCAAGTGCAAGGCATATCCACTCAAAAAGGGAAACACGGCCTATGGCTGTGCTAATTTCGCCGCTTGCGGTTTTAAAGTGCCTTTTGAGATCATGGGCAAAAAACTCACCGACAAACAGCTCCTCGACTTACTTACCAAAGGGAAAACCACTAAAATAAAAGGACTACTACCTCCCGGTGCTGCCAGTCCGGTCGAAGGTAAGCTCGTACTAAATGACCAGTTCGAAGTACAGATAGACATCTCCTGA
- a CDS encoding RNA polymerase sigma factor: MQSSEDFELLKRISTGDESAFETCFNKYWQLLYAFASRILRSEEEAKDVVQVVYISLWGRRHDLNIQGSLEHYLLQAVRFQSLKKLKELLDRPEELDRVHDHIIPVLNDIWEKLDTSDLYREIHQQLSELPPKTREIFLLSRQQQLTIAEIADRMNLSEKTVRNQLHIALKALRQPIAYLIIFADVLSQ; encoded by the coding sequence ATGCAAAGCAGTGAAGATTTCGAGTTGTTAAAGCGTATCAGTACAGGGGATGAAAGTGCTTTTGAAACGTGTTTCAATAAGTACTGGCAGCTCCTTTATGCCTTTGCCTCCCGTATACTCCGCTCCGAAGAAGAGGCCAAAGACGTCGTCCAGGTTGTATATATATCCCTTTGGGGGCGCCGCCATGACCTCAATATACAGGGCTCCCTGGAACATTACCTCCTCCAGGCCGTCCGCTTCCAGTCGCTTAAAAAACTGAAAGAACTGCTCGACCGTCCTGAAGAACTCGACCGGGTACACGATCACATCATTCCCGTATTAAATGACATTTGGGAAAAACTGGATACCTCAGACCTCTACCGGGAGATCCATCAGCAACTTAGCGAGCTGCCACCGAAAACCAGAGAGATCTTCCTGCTCAGCCGGCAACAACAGCTGACCATCGCAGAGATCGCCGACCGCATGAACTTATCGGAGAAAACCGTGCGTAACCAATTACATATTGCCCTCAAAGCCCTTCGCCAACCTATCGCCTACCTCATCATCTTTGCCGACGTATTATCACAATAA
- a CDS encoding FecR family protein encodes MNISQLNRIIRQYLNGHANEKETALIDRWLDESLETARQQAVTTQSEQHRLAVWQELQGAINMAAPAGRLVWLKRWRTVAAACVLIIAGSAGYYYRYTLQDIVSPIPMEYVSASSFQVRRVTLPDSTIVVLNSGSEVSYPRYFRGPQRRVVLNGEAYFDVQQDASSSFRISGPHLRVKVLGTAFTVTDSDRQTAARVSVHSGRVAVSAGTGNFATRQIGASQELIYHSDSNAVAVQEHTPEATEWISKQFIFSDCRLSVVINEIATKYNVSIRLADPKTGQLAFTGAFEANDTLQDMLNIISLSYRLKVERLKDGTIMIR; translated from the coding sequence ATGAATATATCACAACTAAACAGGATCATCCGGCAATATCTTAATGGCCATGCGAATGAAAAAGAAACGGCATTAATAGACCGTTGGCTGGATGAGTCGCTGGAAACAGCAAGACAACAAGCTGTCACCACACAAAGTGAGCAACACCGCCTTGCCGTATGGCAGGAGTTACAGGGCGCCATCAACATGGCTGCTCCCGCAGGTAGACTGGTATGGCTCAAACGGTGGCGTACGGTAGCTGCCGCCTGTGTACTCATCATTGCCGGTAGTGCAGGGTATTACTATCGCTATACCTTACAGGATATCGTATCTCCTATACCTATGGAATACGTCAGCGCCTCCTCATTCCAGGTGAGAAGGGTCACCCTGCCCGACAGCACCATCGTCGTATTGAACAGTGGCAGTGAAGTGTCTTATCCCCGTTATTTCCGCGGACCACAACGCCGTGTTGTACTAAACGGAGAGGCCTATTTCGATGTACAACAGGATGCCTCCAGCAGCTTCCGTATCTCAGGGCCTCACCTGAGGGTCAAAGTATTGGGTACTGCCTTCACCGTCACCGACAGCGATCGTCAGACCGCGGCAAGGGTAAGTGTACATAGCGGCAGGGTCGCAGTAAGTGCCGGCACAGGCAACTTCGCTACCAGACAGATCGGCGCCAGCCAGGAACTGATCTACCACAGCGATAGCAATGCCGTAGCCGTACAGGAGCATACTCCGGAAGCAACAGAATGGATCAGCAAACAATTTATTTTCAGCGACTGCAGATTGTCCGTCGTTATTAACGAGATCGCAACAAAATATAATGTCAGCATCCGGCTGGCAGATCCGAAGACCGGCCAGCTGGCATTTACCGGTGCATTCGAAGCCAACGATACATTACAGGACATGCTTAACATAATATCCCTGTCATACCGCTTAAAGGTAGAGAGACTTAAAGATGGAACGATCATGATCAGGTAA
- a CDS encoding TonB-dependent receptor domain-containing protein — MKEKILPGSVTQQIADTGRRWGSCLLLLLFFALPVLAQDAVQKKVSIQFKADNITRCLQLLQQRTGVTFFYNPTEMNTLKNTYTISFDNKPVTDILQHLLAGTGLEFEVADARKVVIRKIVKPTPETVPTRPRRHTISGIIYDAAKNTPVAGAEVMVQSTGSYAAADATGRFSVEVKDSSDVVVVYFVGYKTKIVPAGNSGLLSVRLNPDSKTLGGVTVEARRRVNTEVSLLTDRKNAAAISDGISAQQIEKTASITTAQALQRVSGVTLTDDKYVAIRGLGDRSVIGQLNGVRLASSDPDRTTIPLDLIPASLLDNITVYKSNTPDKPADASAGIVELKTRSIPDHQTLSITVQSGFNTQVGLGGKMNSFINSDAGFLGQKVKNKALSQEFLDLGKQYPNGLKDIQNKIGNSRNDPALLTEVNRINRIMHQFDPVMTTRYKSAPLNQIYSITYGNTFQVFKKHQLGLIAGANYYNRTTDIHGGDLTQWSIYQGVLTGNDAVYSPRIIPNYITPNNIHLGKALTYKENTGTQTLNYGFLGGLAYRFNPRHEISVQYLGSRGAETRASNLYGAYEYTGLPGTVSNIIYSLKQSYRTLNTFNLQGEHKLLGGEYAPRLSYNLASSTSIQDDPDYRFINLADYKPVNGGSYTRPSSDPNGPGDIIGTNHLYSLVSGYVNGYGPYGIIQADPNGRRFRKLKETNYNYKADLAIPFKIAGLKHEFKTGVNYLHRKREFGEHVLFLPGSNYSRYKAVPIYEVNGNLDRLIGYDRIGIRPPSATDGEGASRVGGYLYNPLKSPNNYKGFYETRAFYGMLDLHITEQLRLTGGARFEMTDIQAAVDTAGVFLDASITQPDKDGNKVNLVYTQPNSVYKTDYKPYYSANLTYTLSKQHNFRLGYSNSLARPELRELTNVFDFDPFQFALVVGNPRLKNQLTTNYDFRWEWFPRAGEVIAASVFYKEIDQQLTKVYKQNSSGLDARFPEFPAIEFQNDPNKGRVYGIELELVKNLGELWHPLKGFFLGSNLLLAQSEIRKTPERLAASQAIDRRAPKNSPLFEQAPYAINIYLNYSRPEKGTDITATFNMTGERLIQVNLDGTPDLYSRPNPVLDLVFSQRLIKRLQLKGYAKNILDRPLEEVYANPNTGGTYYGKKYVRRSYKRGTEIMLGLTYTL, encoded by the coding sequence ATGAAGGAAAAAATTCTACCCGGATCAGTTACGCAACAAATAGCTGACACTGGCCGAAGATGGGGCAGCTGCCTGCTGTTACTCCTGTTTTTCGCATTGCCGGTGCTGGCACAGGACGCTGTACAGAAAAAGGTCAGCATACAGTTCAAAGCAGACAACATCACCCGATGCCTGCAACTGCTGCAACAACGTACAGGGGTGACGTTTTTCTACAACCCCACAGAAATGAACACACTAAAAAATACATATACCATATCTTTTGATAACAAACCTGTAACCGACATCCTGCAGCATCTGCTGGCCGGCACCGGACTGGAGTTCGAGGTAGCAGATGCCAGGAAAGTCGTAATCCGTAAAATTGTAAAACCCACCCCCGAAACAGTGCCTACACGGCCGCGGCGTCACACTATATCAGGGATCATCTACGATGCGGCTAAAAATACACCTGTCGCCGGCGCAGAAGTAATGGTACAAAGCACCGGTAGCTACGCCGCCGCTGATGCCACCGGCCGCTTCTCCGTCGAAGTAAAGGATAGCAGCGACGTTGTTGTCGTGTATTTCGTAGGATACAAAACCAAAATCGTACCCGCCGGTAACAGCGGCTTACTAAGCGTAAGATTGAACCCCGATAGTAAGACATTAGGTGGAGTGACCGTAGAAGCACGCCGCCGTGTCAATACAGAAGTATCCCTACTGACAGATCGTAAAAATGCCGCCGCGATATCCGACGGTATCTCCGCCCAGCAGATCGAAAAAACAGCGAGTATCACCACCGCCCAGGCACTGCAACGCGTATCCGGGGTGACACTGACAGATGATAAATATGTAGCCATCCGCGGCCTGGGAGACCGTAGCGTGATAGGACAGCTGAATGGTGTACGCCTGGCTTCCTCCGATCCGGATCGTACCACTATCCCCCTTGACCTCATCCCTGCCAGCTTGCTGGATAACATCACAGTATACAAAAGCAATACGCCGGACAAACCGGCAGATGCATCCGCCGGTATCGTAGAACTCAAAACACGATCCATCCCCGATCACCAAACACTGAGCATCACCGTACAAAGCGGTTTTAATACACAGGTAGGACTGGGTGGTAAAATGAATAGCTTCATCAACAGCGATGCCGGATTTCTGGGGCAGAAAGTAAAAAACAAAGCGTTAAGCCAGGAATTCCTGGACCTGGGAAAACAATATCCCAACGGCCTGAAAGATATACAGAACAAGATCGGTAACAGCCGTAACGATCCCGCACTGCTCACAGAAGTAAACCGCATTAACCGCATCATGCACCAGTTCGATCCGGTGATGACTACCCGCTATAAATCCGCTCCGCTCAACCAGATCTATTCCATCACCTACGGCAATACCTTCCAGGTGTTTAAAAAACACCAGCTGGGACTCATCGCCGGCGCTAACTATTACAACCGTACGACAGACATACATGGAGGAGATCTCACCCAGTGGAGCATCTACCAGGGTGTACTTACCGGCAATGACGCAGTATACAGCCCGCGTATCATTCCCAACTACATCACTCCTAACAACATTCACCTGGGGAAAGCCCTGACCTATAAAGAAAATACCGGAACACAAACACTCAACTACGGCTTCCTGGGCGGCCTGGCCTACCGCTTTAATCCGCGGCATGAGATCAGCGTGCAGTACCTGGGGAGTCGTGGCGCTGAGACCCGCGCCAGCAACTTGTACGGAGCATATGAATACACCGGCCTGCCAGGTACTGTGTCTAATATCATCTACTCCCTCAAACAGAGCTATCGCACACTCAATACCTTCAACCTGCAAGGGGAACACAAATTGCTTGGCGGAGAATACGCCCCCCGCCTGAGTTATAACCTCGCGTCTTCCACCTCCATACAAGATGATCCTGACTACCGTTTCATCAACCTGGCAGATTACAAACCAGTGAATGGCGGCTCATATACCAGACCAAGTTCAGATCCTAACGGACCTGGTGATATAATCGGCACTAATCACCTGTATTCACTAGTGTCCGGTTATGTAAATGGATATGGACCCTATGGTATTATACAAGCAGATCCCAACGGCCGCCGTTTTCGTAAGCTGAAAGAAACCAACTACAACTATAAAGCCGACCTGGCCATCCCTTTCAAAATAGCAGGACTAAAACACGAATTTAAAACAGGTGTCAACTACCTGCATCGCAAACGCGAATTTGGCGAACACGTACTCTTCCTCCCTGGATCTAACTATTCCAGATACAAGGCAGTACCAATATATGAAGTCAATGGTAACCTGGATCGCCTGATAGGATATGATCGTATCGGTATACGTCCCCCTTCCGCCACCGATGGAGAAGGTGCCAGCAGGGTAGGAGGATATCTGTATAACCCGCTGAAATCACCGAATAACTATAAAGGCTTTTACGAGACACGTGCCTTCTACGGAATGCTCGACTTACATATCACCGAACAATTACGCTTGACCGGTGGCGCCCGCTTTGAAATGACAGACATACAAGCAGCCGTAGATACCGCCGGGGTATTCCTTGACGCATCTATTACACAACCAGACAAAGATGGTAACAAAGTAAACTTGGTATATACACAGCCTAACTCTGTATACAAAACAGATTATAAACCTTACTACTCTGCCAATTTAACCTATACACTGAGTAAACAACACAATTTCAGACTAGGCTACAGTAACTCGCTGGCCCGCCCGGAACTGAGAGAACTGACCAACGTATTCGATTTCGATCCTTTCCAGTTCGCATTGGTAGTAGGTAATCCCCGCTTGAAAAATCAGCTGACCACCAACTACGACTTCCGCTGGGAATGGTTCCCACGTGCAGGAGAAGTGATCGCCGCCTCCGTATTCTACAAGGAGATCGATCAGCAACTCACCAAAGTGTACAAACAAAATTCTTCCGGCCTGGATGCCCGCTTTCCCGAATTCCCTGCTATCGAATTCCAGAACGACCCTAACAAAGGACGGGTATACGGTATTGAGCTGGAACTGGTAAAAAACCTGGGAGAACTGTGGCACCCGCTGAAAGGGTTTTTCCTGGGCTCTAACCTGTTACTCGCACAGAGTGAGATCAGAAAAACACCTGAACGCCTGGCTGCCTCTCAAGCCATCGACCGCCGCGCACCTAAAAATAGCCCGCTGTTCGAACAGGCTCCTTATGCTATTAACATCTATCTCAATTATAGCCGCCCGGAAAAAGGAACAGACATCACCGCCACCTTCAATATGACCGGCGAACGCCTGATACAGGTAAACCTCGACGGTACTCCCGACCTCTACAGCAGACCCAACCCAGTACTCGACCTGGTATTCAGCCAGCGCCTGATAAAACGCCTGCAACTGAAAGGATATGCCAAAAATATCCTGGATCGCCCGCTGGAAGAAGTATATGCCAACCCCAACACCGGCGGTACCTACTATGGTAAAAAGTATGTGCGCAGAAGCTACAAACGTGGTACCGAAATAATGCTGGGACTTACTTATACGCTCTAA
- a CDS encoding DUF4397 domain-containing protein — protein sequence MKRSLHYIIGVLLGTGALFSCTKKTDFSYDNRVNPAADANSSIRIVNLRAANELSINGEQLTSFLQPTVEGGYDGRNTIPRPYFPETGRMGLTFTVPQRLVSADGKAHNVQFASFSRNWGLPLTRGFEMKDDYNQPKDYYFTYFSPNQGTLQDSVFEIPRPAATPAKPDHFKIRLVNLTANTDRLTGPLILTFADGTPVPGVGEIAVGKYSEYVELPYGTYQFRVFTADGHALPGVGGSARDLNTIDPQYGSIMLSGNRNLPVVNGYVDSYLSYATIRSFQPGGIYTIAAAAMPSFRTPSSLGSPETMVLKMNGYRIITDAEPLNNTYARVQAINVMYGQEVTVTVNNKQLSPALSYTTASPYSIMIAGNYQIQVKDKSGKLLLEKTLTLAPLDNITAWIYANEDGTAGLSLVANNLSGKYYSGNGSVEDGTYSSYKDEFPIWIRFMHFGEGLQELTLGQENNLLFNPAARHLLLGQPVQSAPYVMFDAGFYTSLQAFASQPNVLPGDRLRTVAALPSTAFISNPAMYKRGVPKSEAGIFTVALVGSLKPDAPAAAKAKLMVFKHNQ from the coding sequence ATGAAGAGATCATTACACTATATAATCGGAGTACTGTTAGGCACAGGCGCATTATTCTCCTGTACCAAAAAAACAGACTTCTCGTACGACAACAGGGTCAACCCTGCCGCAGATGCTAACTCCAGTATCCGCATTGTCAACCTGAGAGCCGCCAATGAGTTGTCCATCAACGGCGAACAACTAACCTCCTTCCTGCAACCGACTGTAGAGGGTGGTTATGATGGTCGTAATACGATCCCCAGGCCTTACTTCCCTGAGACAGGAAGGATGGGGCTTACTTTCACCGTACCGCAACGCCTGGTTAGCGCAGATGGCAAAGCACACAATGTGCAGTTTGCTTCCTTTAGCCGCAATTGGGGCCTGCCGCTGACAAGGGGTTTCGAAATGAAAGATGACTATAACCAGCCTAAAGACTATTACTTCACCTATTTCTCTCCCAACCAGGGAACACTGCAGGATTCCGTATTTGAAATACCTCGTCCGGCTGCCACACCGGCTAAACCAGACCACTTTAAAATAAGATTGGTCAACCTGACCGCTAACACCGATCGGCTGACCGGACCTCTTATACTCACATTCGCTGACGGAACACCGGTACCGGGCGTAGGAGAGATAGCCGTTGGAAAGTATTCCGAGTATGTAGAACTCCCTTATGGTACCTACCAGTTCAGGGTATTTACCGCAGATGGACACGCACTGCCAGGAGTAGGTGGTAGCGCTCGTGACCTGAACACCATCGACCCACAATATGGTAGCATCATGCTGAGCGGCAACCGGAACCTTCCCGTCGTAAACGGATATGTAGACAGCTACCTGTCATATGCCACTATCCGCTCTTTTCAACCGGGTGGCATATACACGATCGCCGCCGCGGCCATGCCCAGTTTTAGAACACCTTCAAGCTTGGGAAGCCCGGAAACAATGGTCTTAAAAATGAATGGTTACCGGATTATCACCGATGCAGAGCCCCTGAATAACACCTATGCCAGGGTACAGGCAATCAATGTCATGTACGGACAGGAAGTAACCGTTACCGTTAATAATAAACAACTGTCTCCGGCATTATCCTACACAACAGCATCTCCCTATAGCATCATGATTGCGGGTAACTATCAGATACAGGTAAAAGATAAGTCCGGGAAACTTCTGCTGGAGAAAACCCTGACGTTAGCTCCCCTGGATAATATCACGGCCTGGATATATGCCAATGAAGATGGAACCGCTGGCCTCAGCCTCGTTGCTAACAATCTCAGTGGTAAATACTATAGCGGCAATGGCAGCGTAGAGGATGGTACTTACAGCTCCTACAAAGATGAATTCCCGATCTGGATACGGTTTATGCATTTCGGCGAAGGCCTACAGGAACTCACCCTGGGACAGGAAAATAACCTGCTGTTTAACCCGGCTGCCCGCCATCTGCTGCTAGGACAACCAGTACAGTCTGCTCCCTATGTTATGTTTGATGCCGGCTTCTATACCTCCCTGCAGGCATTCGCCTCTCAGCCCAATGTATTGCCGGGCGACCGGTTACGTACCGTTGCAGCACTGCCTAGCACCGCATTTATCAGCAATCCGGCCATGTATAAACGCGGCGTACCAAAAAGTGAAGCTGGCATATTTACCGTAGCCCTCGTGGGCAGCCTCAAACCAGATGCACCGGCCGCCGCCAAAGCAAAGCTGATGGTATTCAAACATAATCAATAA